The following proteins come from a genomic window of Maylandia zebra isolate NMK-2024a linkage group LG22, Mzebra_GT3a, whole genome shotgun sequence:
- the kat2b gene encoding histone acetyltransferase KAT2B: protein MADSAGIQQGSPAIGAAGLVPAAPGAGGTEGSGAARGSARIAVKKAQLRSSPRPKKLEKLGVYSSCKAEGACKCNGWKSQNPPPTPPQTEQQSNAVNLQEPCRSCSHTLGDHVTHLENVSEEEMNRLLGIVLDVEYLYTCIHKEEDADTKQVYFSLFKLLRKSILQMGKPMLEAQESPPFEKPSIEQGVNNFVQYKFSHLPSKERQTIMELAKMFLNQINYWQLETPSQRRQRVPNDDAAGYKVNYTRWLCYCNVPQFCDSLPRYETTQIFGRTLLRSVFTVMRKQLLEQARQEKDKLPPEKRTLILTHFPKFLSMLEEEVYSHNSPIWSQDFLAGAAGGQIPIHTVISAASVARPLYYSTSPVSVDPSTCGSVSPARKAASVLEPNPAGEKRKPSEPLSHEENKRPRVVGDIPMDLINEVMATIADPAAIPETSLLSAHSARDEAARLEERRGVIEFHVIGNSLNQKPNKRILMWLVGLQNVFSHQLPRMPKEYITRLVFDPKHKTLSLIKDGRVIGGICFRMFPSQGFTEIVFCAVTSNEQVKGYGTHLMNHLKEYHIKHEILNFLTYADEYAIGYFKKQGFSKDIKVPKSKYVGYIKDYEGATLMGCELNPSIPYTEFSVIIKKQKEIIKKLIERKQAQIRKVYPGLSCFKDGVRQIPIESIPGIRETGWKPVGKGKELKDPDQLYSTLKTILQHVKSHQNAWPFMEPVKKTEAPGYYQVIRFPMDLKTMSERLKSRYYTTRKLFMADMQRIFTNCREYNPPESEYYKCANLLEKFFYTKIKEAGLIEK, encoded by the exons GCTGAAGGAGCCTGTAAGTGTAATGGCTGGAAAAGTCAGAACCCCCCTCCTACACCTCCTCAAACAGAGCAGCAGTCCAACGCAGTCAACCTCCAGGAGCCCTGTCGGAGCTGCTCTCACACTTTGG GTGATCATGTGACCCATCTAGAAAATGTTTCAGAGGAGGAAATGAACAGGCTTCTTGGCATTGTTCTGGATGTGGAGTATCTGTACACGTGCATTCACAAAGAGGAGGATGCTGACACTAAACAAGTCTACTTTTCCCTCTTCAAA CTGCTGAGGAAGTCCATCCTACAGATGGGTAAACCAATGTTAGAAGCACAGGAGAGTCCGCCGTTTGAAAAGCCCAGCATCGAGCAG GGggtgaacaattttgtccagtaCAAATTCAGCCACCTGCCATCTAAAGAACGCCAAACCATTATGGAGCTGGCTAAGATGTTTCTCAACCAGATCAACTACTGGCAGTTGGAAACGCCCTCTCAAAGACGCCAAAGGGTGCCCAATGACGACGCAGCTGGATACAAAGTCAACTACACTAG ATGGCTCTGCTACTGCAATGTTCCTCAGTTCTGTGACAGCCTGCCCCGCTACGAGACCACTCAGATCTTTGGGCGGACGCTTTTGCGTTCTGTCTTCACTGTGatgaggaaacagctgctgGAGCAGGCCAGACAGGAGAAGGACAAGCTCCCTCCTGAGAAACGCACACTCATTCTTACACACTTTCCCAA GTTCTTGTCAATGCTGGAGGAGGAGGTTTACAGTCATAACTCTCCAATCTGGAGCCAAGACTTCTTGGCAGGGGCAGCGGGAGGGCAGATTCCTATCCACACAG ttATAAGTGCTGCTTCAGTGGCCAGGCCGCTGTACTACAGCACCAGTCCCGTATCAGTGGACCCGTCCACCTGCGGCAGTGTCAGTCCTGCCAGGAAGGCAGCTTCTGTACTGGAGCCAAACCCAG CTGGAGAAAAGCGTAAACCTTCTGAGCCCCTTTCCCATGAGGAAAACAAGAGACCCAGGGTGGTTGGTGACATCCCCATGGACCTCATCAATGAAGTCATGGCGACTATCGCTGATCCTGCTGCCATTCCAGAG ACTAGCCTGCTATCAGCTCACTCTGCACGTGACGAAGCCGCCCGCCTGGAGGAGCGCAGGGGCGTGATTGAATTCCACGTCATTGGGAACTCCCTAAACCAGAAGCCCAACAAGAGGATCTTGATGTGGCTCGTCGGCCTTCAGAACGTGTTCTCCCATCAGCTTCCCCGCATGCCCAAGGAGTACATCACGCGGCTGGTGTTCGATCC gaaacacaaaacgctgtcCCTGATCAAGGACGGGAGAGTGATCGGAGGGATCTGTTTCCGGATGTTTCCATCGCAAGGCTTCACAGAGATTGTCTTCTGTGCCGTCACCTCCAATGAGCAGGTCAAG GGTTATGGAACACATTTGATGAACCACCTGAAAGAATATCACATAAAGCATGAAATCCTCAATTTTCTCACTTACGCTGATGAATACGCCATTGGGTACTTTAAGAAACAG GGTTTCTCAAAAGACATAAAGGTTCCCAAGTCCAAGTATGTGGGCTACATCAAGGATTATGAAGGAGCCACACTCATGGGCTGTGAGCTCAACCCCAGCATCCCCTACACAGAGTTCTCTGTCATCATCAAGAAGCAGAAAGAG ATAATCAAGAAGCTGATTGAGAGGAAACAGGCTCAGATCAGAAAAGTCTATCCAGGGCTGTCCTGTTTTAAGGATGGAGTCCGGCAGATTCCCATTGAGAGCATTCCTGGCATAC GTGAAACTGGCTGGAAGCCTGTGGGCAAAGG GAAAGAACTGAAAGACCCCGATCAACTGTATAGCACTCTGAAAACTATCCTCCAACATGTGAAG AGTCACCAGAATGCCTGGCCTTTTATGGAGCctgtgaaaaaaacagaagcaccTGGGTACTACCAAGTCATACGCTTCCCCATGG ACCTCAAGACAATGAGCGAGCGTCTAAAGAGCCGGTACTACACGACACGGAAGCTTTTTATGGCCGACATGCAGCGAATTTTCACAAACTGTCGTGAATACAACCCTCCAGAGAGCGAGTACTACAAGTGTGCGAACCTACTGGAGAAGTTCTTCTACACTAAGATCAAAGAGGCGGGCCTAATTGAGAAGTAA
- the sgo1 gene encoding shugoshin 1 isoform X2, producing the protein MVRERTQKKSFQQSLEDIKEKMKEKRNKRLASASAPSGGRSRMMNKTSGSTSTHTILMGVQVNNKALAVALQAEKEKVRQANAVILQLKREQQALFLHLLLLKRKLKEQEALQANASETKPSTDAKHNMHSVRRKRTSQNLDHIICESSPVCADPQLSNKNGDPQCEKQVTLPSTVGVRRQRTDKNRRRSERLQEQRILGEEGPVPGFGSWIPSPIRSDSENLSQMQKLEEQEMADPGFAEELQHSTPEPVPPKKSRQQVARKQTQQQQLSSKPEQVSRKPERGRKPERAPLKKPWENTKPRTRSKSRDRSATRAKTAPPAQGNKLNTSLGFNDTFDFDCEETVHITPFRAKAEDNQRITPLSEEAQETGQAQAETSPVISKTSESSSSSPSSESEDSLYVPHKTRQRPASPNKTKGITTRRGRLSSAVRKTENIPPKPEITVFRDEEASPKTTGSEEAAGRLDQSPDFSYSNSPDPVKIEHDNYQEARGEGMENDCLLPVSPLIEAEMMRIDNVLSNFGDSSGEAPPLLPHQTPKRLKSCKKPYRKFSCGGSSDSRCSTPVPIRKRRCTMAVNYKEPSLHAKLRRGDKFTDVQFLRSPIFKQKPGRRSVQNPRNSRSVHQPFEKYNESFVGCR; encoded by the exons ATGGTGAGAGAACGGACCCAGAAGAAGTCCTTCCAGCAAAGTCTGGAGGACATCAAGGAGAAAATGAAGGAGAAGAGGAACAAACGTCTGGCCAGTGCCTCAGCCCCCAGCGGGGGCCGGTCAAGGATGATGAACAAAACAAGTG gaAGTACCTCCACGCACACCATCCTGATGGGTGTGCAGGTGAACAACAAGGCGCTGGCTGTGGCCTTGCAGGCTGAAAAGGAGAAAGTGAGGCAGGCTAATGCAGTGATCCTGCAGCTGAAAAGAGAGCAGCAGGCACTCTTCCTTCACCTGCTTCTGCTCAAGAGAAAGCTGAAAGAACAGGAGGCTCTGCAGGCGAATGCTTCAGAG ACTAAACCTTCTACTGATGCCAAGCACAACATGCATTCAGTTAG AAGAAAGCGGACCAGCCAGAACCTGgaccacatcatctgtgaatCTTCACCAGTTTGTGCAG ACCCTCAGCTCTCTAACAAGAATGGGGATCCTCAGTGTGAAAAACAGGTGACCTTGCCATCTACAGTAGGAGTGCGGCGTCAGCGTACAGATAAAAACAGGAGGAGGTCTGAACGTTTGCAAGAACAGAGGATTCtgggtgaggaaggtccagttCCTGGCTTTGGGTCTTGGATCCCAAGTCCTATTCGCAGTGACAGTGAAAATCTCAGTCAAATGCAAAAATTAGAAGAACAAGAGATGGCAGATCCAGGTTTCGCTGAGGAGTTACAGCACTCTACTCCTGAACCAGTGCCACCCAAAAAAAGCAGACAACAGGTCGCCAGGAAGCAGACACAGCAACAGCAGCTGTCCTCCAAACCAGAACAGGTTTCAAGAAAACCCGAGAGAGGGCGCAAACCAGAGCGTGCCCCATTAAAGAAACCATGGGAGAATACCAAACCCAGAACCAGGTCAAAGAGTCGGGACCGATCAGCCACACGGGCCAAAACGGCACCTCCAGCACAGGGCAATAAACTCAACACTTCACTGGGATTTAATGACACATTTGACTTTGACTGTGAAGAGACCGTCCACATCACGCCATTCAGGGCCAAGGCTGAGGATAATCAGCGAATTACACCCTTGAGTGAGGAGGCTCAAGAAACAGGACAGGCCCAGGCTGAAACTTCACCTGTGATTTCCAAGACCAGTGAATCCAGCTCTTCATCTCCATCTTCTGAATCAGAAGACAGCCTTTATGTTCCTCACAAGACCAGACAGAGACCAGCTTCCCCTAACAAGACCAAGGGCATCACCACTCGAAGAGGCCGGCTCTCCAGCGCAGTCAGAAAGACGGAAAACATCCCTCCGAAACCAGAGATCACTG tctTCAGAGATGAAGAGGCAAGTCCCAAGACTACAGGCTCTGAAGAGGCAGCAGGTCGCCTCGATCAGTCACCTGATTTTAGCTATTCTAACAGCCCTGACCCTGTAAAGATAGAACATGATAATTATCAAG AGGCTCGTGGAGAAGGAATGGAGAATGATTGTTTGCTTCCTGTCAGCCCTCTGATTGAAGCTGAGATGATGAGAATAGACAATGTCCTGTCCAATTTTGGAGATTCCTCCGGTGAAGCTCCACCACTTTTACCCCACCAAACTCCAAAGAGGCTCAAATCATGCAAGAAAC CCTATCGTAAATTTTCCTGTGGAGGCTCGTCTGATTCTCGATGCTCCACCCCCGTTCCTATCCGCAAGCGGCGCTGCACCATGGCGGTCAACTACAAGGAGCCCTCGTTGCACGC GAAACTTCGGCGGGGAGATAAGTTCACAGATGTGCAGTTCCTCCGCTCTCCAATTTTCAAGCAGAAGCCTGGCAGGAGGTCTGTGCAGAATCCAAGGAATTCAAGGAGCGTGCATCAGCCGTTTGAAAAGTACAATGAGTCTTTTGTTGGGTGTCGCTGA
- the sgo1 gene encoding shugoshin 1 isoform X1, which yields MVRERTQKKSFQQSLEDIKEKMKEKRNKRLASASAPSGGRSRMMNKTSGSTSTHTILMGVQVNNKALAVALQAEKEKVRQANAVILQLKREQQALFLHLLLLKRKLKEQEALQANASETKPSTDAKHNMHSVRRKRTSQNLDHIICESSPVCADPQLSNKNGDPQCEKQVTLPSTVGVRRQRTDKNRRRSERLQEQRILGEEGPVPGFGSWIPSPIRSDSENLSQMQKLEEQEMADPGFAEELQHSTPEPVPPKKSRQQVARKQTQQQQLSSKPEQVSRKPERGRKPERAPLKKPWENTKPRTRSKSRDRSATRAKTAPPAQGNKLNTSLGFNDTFDFDCEETVHITPFRAKAEDNQRITPLSEEAQETGQAQAETSPVISKTSESSSSSPSSESEDSLYVPHKTRQRPASPNKTKGITTRRGRLSSAVRKTENIPPKPEITVFRDEEASPKTTGSEEAAGRLDQSPDFSYSNSPDPVKIEHDNYQEARGEGMENDCLLPVSPLIEAEMMRIDNVLSNFGDSSGEAPPLLPHQTPKRLKSCKKRGLGVRPAGRGLSLCDVTNLSPAAYRKFSCGGSSDSRCSTPVPIRKRRCTMAVNYKEPSLHAKLRRGDKFTDVQFLRSPIFKQKPGRRSVQNPRNSRSVHQPFEKYNESFVGCR from the exons ATGGTGAGAGAACGGACCCAGAAGAAGTCCTTCCAGCAAAGTCTGGAGGACATCAAGGAGAAAATGAAGGAGAAGAGGAACAAACGTCTGGCCAGTGCCTCAGCCCCCAGCGGGGGCCGGTCAAGGATGATGAACAAAACAAGTG gaAGTACCTCCACGCACACCATCCTGATGGGTGTGCAGGTGAACAACAAGGCGCTGGCTGTGGCCTTGCAGGCTGAAAAGGAGAAAGTGAGGCAGGCTAATGCAGTGATCCTGCAGCTGAAAAGAGAGCAGCAGGCACTCTTCCTTCACCTGCTTCTGCTCAAGAGAAAGCTGAAAGAACAGGAGGCTCTGCAGGCGAATGCTTCAGAG ACTAAACCTTCTACTGATGCCAAGCACAACATGCATTCAGTTAG AAGAAAGCGGACCAGCCAGAACCTGgaccacatcatctgtgaatCTTCACCAGTTTGTGCAG ACCCTCAGCTCTCTAACAAGAATGGGGATCCTCAGTGTGAAAAACAGGTGACCTTGCCATCTACAGTAGGAGTGCGGCGTCAGCGTACAGATAAAAACAGGAGGAGGTCTGAACGTTTGCAAGAACAGAGGATTCtgggtgaggaaggtccagttCCTGGCTTTGGGTCTTGGATCCCAAGTCCTATTCGCAGTGACAGTGAAAATCTCAGTCAAATGCAAAAATTAGAAGAACAAGAGATGGCAGATCCAGGTTTCGCTGAGGAGTTACAGCACTCTACTCCTGAACCAGTGCCACCCAAAAAAAGCAGACAACAGGTCGCCAGGAAGCAGACACAGCAACAGCAGCTGTCCTCCAAACCAGAACAGGTTTCAAGAAAACCCGAGAGAGGGCGCAAACCAGAGCGTGCCCCATTAAAGAAACCATGGGAGAATACCAAACCCAGAACCAGGTCAAAGAGTCGGGACCGATCAGCCACACGGGCCAAAACGGCACCTCCAGCACAGGGCAATAAACTCAACACTTCACTGGGATTTAATGACACATTTGACTTTGACTGTGAAGAGACCGTCCACATCACGCCATTCAGGGCCAAGGCTGAGGATAATCAGCGAATTACACCCTTGAGTGAGGAGGCTCAAGAAACAGGACAGGCCCAGGCTGAAACTTCACCTGTGATTTCCAAGACCAGTGAATCCAGCTCTTCATCTCCATCTTCTGAATCAGAAGACAGCCTTTATGTTCCTCACAAGACCAGACAGAGACCAGCTTCCCCTAACAAGACCAAGGGCATCACCACTCGAAGAGGCCGGCTCTCCAGCGCAGTCAGAAAGACGGAAAACATCCCTCCGAAACCAGAGATCACTG tctTCAGAGATGAAGAGGCAAGTCCCAAGACTACAGGCTCTGAAGAGGCAGCAGGTCGCCTCGATCAGTCACCTGATTTTAGCTATTCTAACAGCCCTGACCCTGTAAAGATAGAACATGATAATTATCAAG AGGCTCGTGGAGAAGGAATGGAGAATGATTGTTTGCTTCCTGTCAGCCCTCTGATTGAAGCTGAGATGATGAGAATAGACAATGTCCTGTCCAATTTTGGAGATTCCTCCGGTGAAGCTCCACCACTTTTACCCCACCAAACTCCAAAGAGGCTCAAATCATGCAAGAAAC GTGGGCTTGGTGTAAGGCCAGCAGGGCGGGGCTTGAGTCTGTGTGATGTGACCAATCTGTCCCCTGCAGCCTATCGTAAATTTTCCTGTGGAGGCTCGTCTGATTCTCGATGCTCCACCCCCGTTCCTATCCGCAAGCGGCGCTGCACCATGGCGGTCAACTACAAGGAGCCCTCGTTGCACGC GAAACTTCGGCGGGGAGATAAGTTCACAGATGTGCAGTTCCTCCGCTCTCCAATTTTCAAGCAGAAGCCTGGCAGGAGGTCTGTGCAGAATCCAAGGAATTCAAGGAGCGTGCATCAGCCGTTTGAAAAGTACAATGAGTCTTTTGTTGGGTGTCGCTGA